A part of Escherichia marmotae genomic DNA contains:
- the msrB gene encoding peptide-methionine (R)-S-oxide reductase MsrB, with translation MANKPSAEELKKNLSEMQFYVTQNHGTEPPFTGRLLHNKRGGVYHCLICDAPLFHSQTKYDSGCGWPSFYEPVGEDSIRYIKDLSHGMQRIEIRCGNCDAHLGHVFPDGPQPTGERYCVNSASLRFTDDENGEEING, from the coding sequence ATGGCTAACAAACCTTCGGCAGAAGAACTGAAAAAAAATTTGTCCGAGATGCAGTTTTACGTGACTCAGAATCACGGGACGGAGCCGCCATTCACTGGACGTTTACTGCATAACAAGCGCGGCGGTGTTTACCACTGTTTGATTTGCGATGCACCTCTGTTTCACTCCCAAACCAAGTATGATTCAGGCTGTGGCTGGCCCAGTTTTTATGAGCCGGTGGGTGAAGATTCGATCCGTTATATCAAAGACTTGTCACATGGTATGCAGCGGATAGAAATTCGTTGTGGAAACTGTGATGCCCATCTGGGGCACGTCTTTCCCGACGGCCCGCAACCCACAGGCGAACGTTATTGTGTTAACTCGGCATCATTGCGCTTTACTGATGACGAAAATGGCGAAGAAATCAACGGTTGA
- a CDS encoding YeaC family protein, which translates to MGLDEIINSMTPEVYQRLSTAVELGKWPDGVALTEEQKENCLQLVMLWQARNNTDAQHMTIDTNGQMVMKSKQQLKEDFGISAKPIAMFK; encoded by the coding sequence ATGGGTCTTGATGAAATAATCAACAGCATGACGCCTGAGGTTTACCAGCGTTTATCGACCGCCGTTGAACTGGGAAAATGGCCAGATGGTGTTGCGCTGACTGAAGAACAAAAAGAGAACTGCCTGCAACTGGTGATGTTATGGCAGGCCCGAAACAATACCGATGCGCAGCATATGACAATCGACACTAACGGTCAGATGGTCATGAAGAGCAAACAACAGTTGAAAGAAGATTTTGGTATCTCGGCAAAGCCGATAGCCATGTTTAAGTAA
- the pncA gene encoding bifunctional nicotinamidase/pyrazinamidase yields the protein MPHRALLLVDLQNDFCAGGALAVPEGDSTVDVANRLIDWCQLRGEPVIASQDWHPANHGSFASQHQVEPYSQGTLDGLPQTFWPEHCVQSSEGAQLHPLLNQNAIAAVFHKGENPLVDSYSAFFDNGRRQKTALDGWLRDHEINELIVMGLATDYCVKFTVLDALQLGYSVSVITDGCRGVNIQPQDSAHAFMEMSAAGATLYTLADWEETQG from the coding sequence ATGCCCCATCGCGCCCTGTTACTGGTCGATTTACAAAATGATTTCTGTGCCGGTGGCGCGCTCGCCGTGCCAGAAGGTGACAGCACTGTGGATGTCGCTAACCGCTTGATTGACTGGTGTCAGTTGCGCGGTGAACCAGTTATCGCCAGTCAGGACTGGCATCCGGCTAATCACGGCAGTTTTGCCAGCCAGCATCAGGTGGAGCCATACAGCCAGGGGACGCTCGACGGTTTGCCGCAAACATTCTGGCCTGAACACTGCGTGCAGAGCAGTGAAGGCGCGCAATTACATCCGTTACTCAATCAAAATGCGATCGCAGCAGTGTTCCATAAAGGCGAAAACCCTTTAGTTGACAGTTACAGTGCTTTTTTTGATAACGGACGTCGGCAGAAAACCGCGCTCGATGGCTGGTTACGCGACCATGAAATCAATGAATTGATCGTTATGGGGCTGGCTACTGACTATTGTGTGAAGTTTACCGTGCTGGACGCGTTGCAGTTAGGTTATAGCGTGAGCGTGATTACCGATGGCTGTCGTGGCGTAAATATTCAGCCGCAGGACAGTGCACACGCATTTATGGAGATGTCAGCGGCTGGAGCAACACTGTACACGCTGGCGGACTGGGAAGAGACGCAGGGATAA
- a CDS encoding IS110 family transposase: MSLPNPLCVGIDVSKATLDIATTSEFAQFTTGNDADGFDAIVAELRKHSVALILMEATGGLEAAVACSLQAEGFDVAVVNPRQARDFARAMGYLAKTDRIDARVLAQMAEVINRHPERERFIRALPDGERQVLAAMVVRRRQLITMLVAERNRLHPAHPQSRKSINIIIQALENELARIDEDMNRHIQSHFKELTERLSSIKGVGTMTAAALLAEVPELGNLSRREISALIGVAPVNRDSGTMRGRRTIFGGRAGARAALYMAALVATRFNPVIKAFYMRLLAAGKAKKVALVACMRKLLTILNAMLRKNEEWNESHHHVAP, translated from the coding sequence ATGAGTCTGCCAAATCCACTCTGTGTGGGAATTGATGTTTCCAAAGCGACACTGGACATTGCTACTACCAGTGAGTTCGCCCAGTTCACTACAGGTAACGACGCTGATGGCTTTGATGCCATTGTTGCTGAACTCAGAAAGCATTCGGTGGCGTTGATTCTGATGGAAGCCACCGGAGGGCTTGAGGCTGCTGTGGCCTGCTCGCTTCAGGCCGAAGGTTTTGATGTTGCGGTTGTCAATCCAAGGCAGGCCAGAGACTTTGCCCGTGCAATGGGATACCTGGCAAAGACTGACCGCATTGACGCCAGAGTGCTTGCTCAGATGGCTGAAGTCATTAATCGCCATCCGGAACGGGAACGCTTTATTCGGGCTCTGCCGGATGGCGAACGTCAGGTGCTTGCTGCAATGGTGGTACGCAGACGCCAGTTGATTACCATGTTGGTGGCTGAGCGTAACCGTCTGCATCCTGCACATCCGCAAAGCAGAAAAAGCATTAATATCATCATCCAGGCTCTGGAGAATGAACTTGCCCGGATCGATGAAGATATGAACAGGCACATTCAGAGTCATTTTAAAGAGCTTACTGAACGTCTGAGCAGCATCAAAGGTGTTGGCACCATGACGGCTGCTGCATTGCTGGCAGAAGTGCCAGAACTGGGCAACCTCTCGAGACGTGAAATCAGTGCACTTATAGGTGTTGCTCCGGTAAACCGGGACTCGGGAACCATGCGCGGTCGACGAACCATTTTTGGCGGTCGAGCGGGGGCAAGAGCAGCCCTGTACATGGCAGCTCTTGTGGCAACCCGGTTTAATCCGGTGATAAAGGCGTTTTATATGCGTCTGCTTGCAGCCGGAAAAGCCAAAAAAGTGGCGCTGGTTGCCTGTATGCGTAAGTTGCTGACTATCCTGAACGCAATGCTCAGAAAGAACGAAGAATGGAATGAATCGCACCATCATGTTGCTCCATGA
- the ansA gene encoding asparaginase, producing the protein MQKKSIYVAYTGGTIGMQRSEQGYIPVSGHLQRQLALMPEFHRPEMPDFTIHEYTPLMDSSDMTPEDWQHIAEDIKAHYNEYDGFVILHGTDTMAYTASALSFMLENLGKPVIVTGSQIPLAELRSDGQINLLNALYVAANYPINEVTLFFNNRLYRGNRTTKAHADGFDAFASPNLPPLLEAGIHIRRLNTPPAPHGDGELIVHPITPQPIGVVTIYPGISADVVRNFLRQPVKALILRSYGVGNAPQNKAFLQELQEASDRGIVVVNLTQCMSGKVNMGGYATGNALAHAGVIGGADMTVEATLTKLHYLLSQGLDTETIRKAMSQNLRGELTPDD; encoded by the coding sequence ATGCAAAAGAAATCAATTTACGTTGCCTACACGGGCGGAACCATCGGGATGCAGCGTTCCGAGCAGGGTTATATTCCAGTGTCAGGTCATCTGCAACGCCAGTTGGCGTTGATGCCGGAATTCCATCGCCCGGAGATGCCAGATTTCACTATTCATGAATATACGCCGCTAATGGATTCTTCCGATATGACGCCGGAAGACTGGCAGCATATCGCTGAAGACATTAAAGCGCACTATAACGAGTACGATGGTTTTGTCATTCTGCACGGCACCGATACCATGGCATATACCGCCTCTGCACTGTCGTTCATGCTGGAGAATCTTGGTAAACCGGTCATTGTGACAGGGTCACAAATCCCGTTAGCCGAGCTACGCTCTGACGGACAAATCAATCTGCTGAATGCGTTGTACGTTGCTGCTAACTACCCGATCAACGAAGTAACGCTGTTTTTTAATAACCGCCTGTATCGCGGAAACCGAACCACTAAAGCCCATGCCGATGGTTTTGATGCCTTTGCTTCCCCCAATCTTCCACCGTTACTGGAAGCAGGTATCCATATTCGTCGTTTGAATACACCACCCGCCCCGCACGGTGATGGAGAACTGATCGTTCATCCAATTACGCCACAACCGATCGGCGTGGTGACAATTTATCCGGGGATCTCTGCCGATGTTGTGCGTAATTTCCTGCGCCAACCGGTTAAGGCGTTGATTCTTCGCTCTTACGGTGTGGGTAATGCGCCGCAAAACAAAGCTTTCCTGCAAGAATTACAGGAGGCCAGCGATCGCGGTATCGTGGTGGTTAATCTGACGCAATGTATGTCCGGTAAAGTGAATATGGGGGGATATGCCACCGGTAACGCCCTCGCCCACGCCGGCGTTATTGGCGGCGCGGATATGACTGTGGAAGCCACTCTCACCAAGCTGCACTATCTACTTAGCCAGGGACTGGATACTGAAACCATTCGCAAGGCTATGAGCCAAAACCTACGCGGCGAGCTGACGCCGGATGATTAA
- a CDS encoding SIMPL domain-containing protein, producing the protein MNKAPSLIAAIVLGLGISACGYFVGDGVKHLKTNNRYVNVRGLSEKEVRADTAELTIAINFKGNVPGELFPKLEDAQKKIVAELNAQGISSTEINLGQWTSKRTDSFYLKDDPTMPRYNADGSVTIKTHNVAAVEKVVAKLNELQVATDGAIADSKIAYRFNGIGALRAEMIAAATKDARNAALQFATDSGSQVGSISDASQGVFQIFASGSDEDDPTAINKTVRVVTTVTYALQD; encoded by the coding sequence GTGAATAAGGCACCCTCTTTAATTGCCGCTATTGTCCTCGGACTGGGGATCAGCGCCTGTGGTTATTTCGTTGGCGATGGAGTTAAGCATTTAAAAACTAACAACCGTTATGTGAACGTGCGGGGGCTTTCGGAAAAAGAAGTTCGCGCAGATACGGCTGAATTAACCATTGCGATTAACTTTAAGGGCAATGTTCCCGGCGAGCTTTTCCCAAAACTGGAAGACGCGCAGAAAAAAATTGTTGCCGAACTCAACGCTCAGGGGATTAGCAGCACAGAGATAAACCTGGGCCAATGGACAAGCAAGCGAACGGACTCCTTTTATCTCAAAGATGATCCAACGATGCCTCGCTATAATGCCGACGGGTCAGTGACGATAAAAACCCATAACGTTGCTGCCGTCGAAAAAGTCGTCGCTAAACTAAACGAACTGCAAGTCGCCACGGATGGTGCTATCGCTGATAGCAAAATCGCCTATCGTTTTAATGGCATTGGCGCACTTCGCGCTGAGATGATTGCCGCCGCGACAAAAGACGCACGCAACGCAGCATTACAGTTTGCGACGGATTCAGGTAGTCAGGTGGGGTCAATCAGCGATGCTTCGCAAGGGGTGTTCCAGATCTTCGCCAGTGGCAGTGATGAAGATGATCCTACGGCGATTAATAAAACGGTGCGCGTGGTAACGACCGTAACCTATGCGTTGCAGGATTAA